One Megasphaera vaginalis (ex Bordigoni et al. 2020) genomic region harbors:
- a CDS encoding ABC transporter permease, whose amino-acid sequence MNRYLASLSIILHLIRKEFLTTLKDSKSRVILLLPVLVQGFLFGYTATYNLNDIPYALVDQSHSAYSAAFLSKLDGSGIFTRRQNLSGTADIAAAVDSGDVLAVVTIPADFADRIAAGETAAVQVITDGKNIMSSAMTVSYTAAAAASYTQELRQSPPLITVQTISWYNPNLISRWMFLPSLIPMIALTQVMILAGLSVAREREQGTFEQLLVTPLRPGEILIGKAVPPIVIGLVQATLMLCIAVFWFHVAMVGSLALFYITVFLFLISCVGIGLSISAVAQNMQQVMVYCFVFLLPMLLLSGLATPVRNMPDILYYATYANPTRFAIEAIRRIYLEGAGLSLIWRNFIPMLSIAAVTLPAAAWLFRHKLS is encoded by the coding sequence ATGAACCGATACCTCGCTTCGCTCTCGATCATTCTCCATCTGATCCGCAAAGAATTTCTAACGACGCTGAAAGACTCCAAAAGCCGCGTCATTCTTTTGCTGCCTGTGCTGGTTCAGGGATTTCTTTTCGGCTATACGGCTACATATAACTTGAATGACATTCCTTATGCCCTTGTGGATCAGAGCCACAGTGCCTACTCCGCGGCGTTCCTAAGCAAGCTAGACGGCAGCGGCATTTTCACGCGCCGCCAGAATCTGTCCGGCACAGCGGACATCGCAGCGGCAGTCGACTCCGGCGATGTCTTGGCAGTGGTTACGATTCCCGCCGATTTTGCCGACCGCATTGCTGCCGGCGAAACCGCCGCGGTTCAAGTGATTACCGACGGAAAAAACATTATGTCCTCCGCCATGACGGTATCCTATACGGCAGCCGCAGCCGCCTCATATACACAGGAACTGCGTCAAAGCCCTCCGCTCATTACGGTACAAACGATTTCCTGGTACAATCCCAATCTGATTTCCCGCTGGATGTTTCTCCCCTCTCTCATCCCCATGATCGCCCTGACACAAGTCATGATCTTGGCCGGATTATCCGTTGCCAGAGAAAGAGAACAGGGAACGTTTGAGCAGCTTCTCGTCACACCGCTGCGCCCCGGCGAAATTCTCATCGGGAAAGCCGTTCCGCCTATCGTCATTGGTCTGGTGCAAGCTACATTGATGCTCTGCATCGCTGTTTTCTGGTTTCACGTCGCCATGGTCGGCTCACTGGCGCTCTTCTACATCACGGTCTTTTTATTCCTCATCAGCTGCGTCGGCATTGGACTATCCATTTCGGCAGTAGCTCAAAACATGCAGCAAGTCATGGTCTATTGTTTTGTTTTCCTGCTGCCCATGCTGCTTCTTTCCGGGTTGGCGACACCGGTCCGCAACATGCCGGATATCCTGTATTATGCAACCTATGCTAACCCGACACGTTTTGCCATTGAAGCGATCCGACGCATTTATCTGGAAGGCGCCGGTCTCAGTCTGATTTGGCGCAACTTCATCCCTATGCTCAGCATTGCTGCCGTTACGCTCCCTGCAGCAGCGTGGCTGTTCCGCCACAAGTTGTCGTAA
- a CDS encoding TetR/AcrR family transcriptional regulator has protein sequence MKTATHREDGKETRNKILICAGHLIAANGYSKTTSKQICEAAQVNIAAVNYHFGSRDGLYIALLEEVQNYLLSMDELTAICQCTASSREKIASVISRLLEADFAEDNWQIRLWLKEMLAPSPFIGQILTSKALPKMEMILSLFSDYLGYDKKDPRLYGAIVSMMSPFLVCLLGQDNPLLPYLPAHYSQKTFIPIIKENALRVLDCLRKENTCPKG, from the coding sequence ATGAAAACAGCAACACACCGCGAAGACGGTAAGGAAACGAGAAATAAAATACTCATCTGCGCCGGTCATCTCATTGCCGCCAATGGCTACAGCAAAACGACAAGCAAGCAGATCTGTGAAGCGGCTCAAGTCAACATAGCCGCCGTTAACTATCATTTTGGCAGCCGTGACGGTCTGTACATCGCCTTATTAGAAGAAGTGCAAAACTACCTGCTCAGCATGGATGAACTGACGGCCATCTGTCAGTGTACCGCTTCATCCAGAGAAAAGATTGCATCCGTCATCAGTCGCCTTCTGGAAGCGGACTTTGCCGAAGATAACTGGCAAATACGCCTGTGGCTGAAAGAGATGCTGGCGCCGTCACCGTTTATCGGACAAATCCTGACGAGCAAAGCGCTCCCGAAAATGGAAATGATTCTTTCTCTTTTCAGCGACTATCTGGGCTACGATAAGAAAGATCCTCGTCTCTACGGCGCCATTGTCAGTATGATGTCACCCTTTCTCGTTTGCCTCTTGGGGCAAGATAACCCGCTGCTTCCGTATTTGCCTGCTCATTACAGTCAGAAAACCTTTATTCCCATCATCAAAGAAAACGCCCTGCGCGTCTTGGATTGTCTACGAAAAGAAAACACCTGCCCAAAAGGCTGA
- a CDS encoding YigZ family protein produces MAILPLFTTPSGMAECEYVIKKSRFIAVLYEVVSEEEIAARLQSARKNYWDASHNCYAYCLGARAELQKASDDGEPSGTAGKPILEVLKAHSLTNALIIVTRYFGGTKLGTGGLIRAYGHSAALVVEAANIADHILCDVLTVKTTYSSVDSIERLATDCSAVITDRSFTDSVSFALFLPSDTTDSFLQKLSDATNGSAVVEKGTPRILPQIRKK; encoded by the coding sequence ATGGCGATTCTTCCTCTTTTTACGACACCGTCCGGTATGGCGGAATGCGAATATGTGATCAAGAAGTCCCGCTTTATCGCGGTTCTTTATGAAGTCGTTTCGGAAGAAGAGATTGCCGCTCGCTTACAGTCGGCTCGAAAGAACTATTGGGACGCCAGCCACAACTGCTATGCTTACTGCCTCGGCGCCAGGGCGGAGTTGCAGAAAGCAAGCGATGACGGTGAACCGTCGGGAACGGCAGGAAAACCGATCCTCGAAGTCTTGAAGGCGCACAGCCTGACCAATGCCCTGATCATCGTGACGCGTTACTTCGGCGGCACCAAGCTGGGTACAGGCGGTCTTATCCGCGCCTATGGGCACAGTGCCGCGCTCGTCGTTGAAGCAGCCAATATTGCCGACCATATTCTCTGCGACGTGCTGACTGTAAAGACAACCTATTCCTCCGTTGACTCGATCGAACGTCTCGCAACGGATTGCAGCGCCGTCATAACCGACCGCAGCTTCACCGACTCCGTCTCCTTTGCGCTGTTCCTTCCGTCAGACACGACAGATTCATTCTTGCAAAAGTTATCCGACGCAACTAACGGCAGCGCTGTCGTAGAAAAAGGCACGCCGAGAATATTGCCGCAGATCCGAAAAAAATAG
- a CDS encoding nucleotidyltransferase family protein — MDSIAVTAEFNPFHTGHAYLLRTLRQRAGDQKAIVVIMSGSFVQRGEPALFDKRLRAFWALQGGADCVIELPAACVLNSAPYFAAAAVRLAAALGCQAIACGTETLSAAAITAAVNRDDAVSAPGCDRKNATYGTRLTEKLYRQNPDFAAALTLPNNLLAWEYAKASRTYAPTLSLLTVPRCGRHTAALQDGDFVGATALRKAIGNGIATAEYSRYIPTAVLPSLCDAVKNGTYTDYARYHDAVLYESRRRSLAELKSLTAFAEGLENRWKTAMNRTADWQTALAAIKTKRYSYSRLCRMSAYIVLGLHQETMNAFLRTGPQYARILGAGERGRRFLKEAKAIAGLPLLTDLSKRAALTETAREQLTYDLLAADMQHFFFCRKDTRQGGSEYVEKPILV, encoded by the coding sequence ATGGACAGCATTGCCGTCACGGCAGAATTCAATCCCTTTCATACGGGCCACGCGTATTTACTCCGCACGTTGCGCCAACGGGCAGGCGACCAAAAAGCTATCGTCGTCATCATGAGCGGCTCTTTCGTACAACGCGGCGAGCCGGCGTTGTTTGACAAGCGCCTGCGTGCCTTTTGGGCATTACAGGGCGGCGCCGATTGCGTCATTGAACTGCCGGCGGCCTGCGTCTTGAACAGCGCCCCTTACTTTGCGGCAGCAGCCGTCCGACTCGCGGCAGCGTTGGGCTGTCAAGCAATCGCCTGCGGCACGGAAACGTTATCGGCAGCTGCGATTACGGCCGCTGTCAATCGGGATGATGCCGTATCGGCTCCCGGATGTGACCGCAAAAACGCGACATATGGCACGCGCCTTACGGAAAAATTGTATCGGCAAAATCCGGATTTCGCAGCAGCGCTGACCTTGCCGAACAACCTGCTGGCCTGGGAATACGCCAAGGCCAGCCGCACCTACGCTCCGACGCTTTCACTGCTGACCGTGCCCCGCTGCGGCCGGCATACGGCTGCACTGCAGGACGGTGACTTCGTCGGCGCAACGGCATTGCGCAAAGCCATCGGCAACGGTATCGCCACCGCCGAATACAGCCGCTATATCCCGACGGCAGTACTGCCTTCTCTGTGCGATGCAGTCAAAAACGGCACTTACACGGACTATGCCCGTTATCACGATGCCGTTTTATATGAAAGCCGCCGGCGCTCTCTTGCAGAACTGAAATCGCTGACAGCCTTCGCGGAAGGATTGGAAAATCGTTGGAAAACGGCTATGAATCGTACTGCCGATTGGCAGACGGCACTGGCCGCAATAAAGACGAAACGCTATTCGTACAGCCGCCTTTGCCGCATGAGCGCTTATATCGTACTCGGCCTGCACCAGGAGACGATGAACGCCTTTCTCCGCACAGGGCCGCAATATGCCCGCATTCTGGGCGCCGGCGAACGGGGCAGGCGCTTTTTAAAGGAAGCCAAGGCGATTGCCGGGCTGCCGCTGTTGACCGATTTGTCGAAGCGGGCGGCTTTGACGGAAACGGCACGCGAACAACTGACATACGACCTGTTGGCTGCCGATATGCAGCATTTTTTCTTCTGCCGCAAAGATACCCGCCAAGGCGGCAGCGAATACGTTGAAAAGCCGATTTTGGTATAA
- a CDS encoding ATP-binding cassette domain-containing protein produces the protein MTTAIAFTANHIRKEFYDAPAKKTIEALKDISLTVPAGQITAIIGPDGAGKTTLLRLICGLLAPTAGSLSVLETDVLSDPQAVQDRLSYMPQRFGLYEDLSVAENLTLYADLHGVLQEDRQKRFAKLLHMTGLTAFTDRLAGKLSGGMKQKLGLACTLVRSPDLLILDEPTVGVDPLSRRELWEILQTLQREEGLSILVSTTYMDEAERCSHLIILYEGSILREGTPVEISALSAGLVFNVTPPPQVPSRIVQAALLDDKERVIDAVPDGSTVRFSLYRQDQLPQLALLKKYPQLTAAPISSRLEDSFMMLLRQAAQTKESTAAFPVSYKDSYELPPEIVIEVRHLVRKFGDFTAVSDSSFQVRRGEIFGLLGPNGAGKSTTFRMLCGLLPATSGTLSVAGTDLRTARAAARANVGYVAQKFSLYPTLSVKENLEFYSGIYGLRRKEAVQRIAEVTEQFELTDYFLTPAGILPGGFKQRLSMAAALLHKPPLLFLDEPTSGIDPLARRTFWRRITSLADTGTTIIVTTHFMEEAEYCDRMMIQDHGTILALGTPQEIRGSIGQNATMNEAFIAIVEQSRKEAEQP, from the coding sequence ATGACGACTGCTATTGCTTTCACTGCAAACCATATACGCAAAGAATTTTACGATGCCCCTGCAAAAAAAACGATAGAAGCGCTGAAAGACATTTCGCTCACTGTTCCGGCCGGACAGATCACCGCCATCATCGGCCCCGACGGAGCCGGCAAGACTACACTGCTGCGTCTTATCTGCGGTCTGCTTGCGCCTACTGCAGGTTCGCTTTCCGTCTTAGAAACCGATGTCCTCAGCGATCCCCAAGCTGTACAAGACCGCTTGAGTTACATGCCGCAGCGTTTTGGCCTGTACGAAGATCTGAGCGTCGCCGAAAACCTCACATTATACGCCGACCTGCACGGCGTATTGCAGGAAGATCGGCAGAAGCGTTTCGCAAAACTGCTACACATGACTGGTCTGACAGCCTTTACCGACCGCCTTGCCGGCAAGCTCTCCGGCGGCATGAAACAAAAACTGGGCCTTGCCTGTACCTTAGTCCGTTCGCCGGATTTGCTCATTCTCGATGAACCGACAGTCGGCGTCGATCCGTTGTCGCGGCGGGAGCTTTGGGAAATCCTGCAAACCTTACAGCGCGAAGAAGGATTGTCCATTTTAGTCAGTACGACCTATATGGACGAAGCGGAAAGATGCAGCCATCTCATCATTTTGTACGAAGGTTCCATTCTTCGTGAAGGCACGCCTGTTGAAATCAGCGCCTTATCGGCAGGCTTAGTTTTCAACGTAACTCCGCCGCCGCAAGTTCCGTCCCGCATTGTTCAAGCAGCGCTGCTCGATGATAAGGAGCGGGTCATAGATGCCGTGCCCGACGGATCTACAGTCCGCTTTAGCCTATATCGGCAAGACCAACTGCCGCAGCTTGCGCTTTTAAAGAAATATCCGCAACTGACGGCCGCACCCATTTCATCACGTCTGGAAGACAGCTTTATGATGCTCCTCCGGCAAGCGGCACAAACGAAAGAAAGTACGGCGGCTTTTCCTGTTTCCTACAAAGACTCTTATGAACTGCCACCGGAAATCGTCATTGAGGTCCGCCATTTAGTTCGCAAGTTCGGTGATTTTACAGCCGTTTCCGATTCTTCTTTTCAAGTCCGTCGCGGCGAGATATTCGGTCTTCTCGGACCCAACGGCGCCGGTAAATCGACGACTTTCCGCATGCTCTGCGGTCTGCTGCCGGCCACGAGCGGAACGCTTTCCGTCGCCGGCACGGATCTGCGTACAGCACGCGCTGCCGCCAGAGCGAATGTCGGCTACGTTGCCCAAAAGTTTTCCCTCTACCCGACACTGTCGGTAAAAGAAAATCTCGAATTTTACAGCGGCATTTACGGCCTGCGCCGTAAAGAAGCGGTACAGCGCATTGCCGAAGTGACCGAGCAATTTGAGCTTACAGACTATTTTCTCACACCTGCCGGCATTCTTCCGGGAGGCTTCAAACAGCGTCTTTCCATGGCCGCCGCCTTGCTCCATAAGCCGCCGCTTCTTTTTCTGGATGAACCGACAAGCGGCATCGATCCCTTGGCGCGACGCACCTTTTGGCGGCGCATCACGTCCCTTGCCGATACGGGCACAACGATTATCGTCACGACCCACTTCATGGAAGAAGCCGAATATTGTGACCGCATGATGATTCAAGACCACGGCACTATTCTCGCCTTGGGAACACCGCAGGAGATTCGCGGCAGTATCGGTCAAAACGCCACGATGAACGAAGCCTTCATTGCCATTGTAGAACAGTCCCGAAAAGAGGCGGAGCAACCATGA
- a CDS encoding DMT family transporter produces MLKYRFMLITAAFFWGTAFVAQRVSTGAIGPFAFNGIRFLIGAIAILPLVWRAFSKGQNTAPAGSCRIPVVGAAAILGFILFSGAALQQVGLFYTTAGKAGFITALYIVFVPLFGLLLGNALRISHVIGCVLAFAGLYLLAFHGAGEAINQGDALVLLGVIFWTLHILAVGCFVRYYSGLTLAFGQFIGCSIFNLLAMPFAGETLTFSMISGAMVPILYCGLFSSGVGFTLQIIGQEKVPPTEASLLCSFEMIFSAIAGFILINELMSFNEVMGAVLMTVGIFSAQIPSRAIFNEKSLP; encoded by the coding sequence TTGCTGAAATACAGATTCATGCTCATAACGGCCGCCTTCTTCTGGGGAACGGCCTTCGTCGCTCAACGGGTAAGCACCGGCGCCATCGGCCCCTTCGCCTTCAACGGCATCCGTTTTCTCATCGGCGCCATCGCCATTCTCCCCCTGGTCTGGCGGGCCTTCAGCAAGGGACAGAACACGGCGCCTGCCGGAAGCTGCCGGATACCGGTAGTCGGCGCGGCGGCCATTCTCGGCTTTATTCTCTTCTCCGGCGCGGCGCTGCAGCAGGTCGGCCTGTTTTATACGACTGCCGGCAAAGCCGGTTTTATTACGGCATTGTACATCGTTTTTGTCCCGCTCTTCGGTCTCCTTTTGGGAAATGCGCTGCGCATTTCTCATGTTATCGGCTGCGTACTGGCTTTTGCCGGACTTTATCTCCTTGCTTTTCACGGCGCCGGTGAGGCGATTAATCAAGGAGATGCGCTCGTACTGCTCGGCGTCATTTTCTGGACCCTTCATATTTTGGCCGTAGGCTGCTTCGTTCGGTATTATTCAGGTCTGACCTTGGCGTTCGGCCAATTCATCGGCTGCAGTATCTTCAATCTCCTGGCCATGCCCTTCGCCGGAGAAACATTGACGTTCTCCATGATCAGCGGCGCCATGGTACCTATCCTCTACTGTGGTCTCTTCTCCAGCGGCGTCGGCTTCACATTGCAGATCATCGGACAAGAAAAAGTGCCGCCAACGGAAGCCTCGCTGTTATGCAGTTTCGAAATGATTTTCAGCGCCATTGCCGGCTTCATCCTGATCAATGAACTGATGTCATTCAATGAAGTTATGGGCGCCGTACTGATGACTGTCGGCATCTTTAGCGCACAGATCCCCAGCCGCGCCATTTTTAATGAAAAGAGTTTGCCATAG
- a CDS encoding nicotinate phosphoribosyltransferase: MYTKALLTDLYQLTMMQGLFFEGKHRQTCTFDRYYRTNPFHGGYTVIAGLEHLIDYVQHIRFTEDDLAYLRRTGIFADTFLAYLKGLTFTGDIYAMPEGTVAFPQEVLLRIETKKDEAMLLETCMSMIMNHESLIATKARRVRTVAGSDNLMEFGLRRAQGKAAGVYGARSAMIGGFNGTSNVLAGALFDIPILGTMAHSWIMTFPSELEAFRVYAKYYPNNLILLADTYNTLKQGVPDAITVFSEMRAAGTLPQMYGIRLDSGDLAYLSKEARKMFEAAGFNDVVIAASNDLDENLISVLKSQGCEINSWGVGTHLITAEDSPSLGGVFKLVGQDEDGEFVPKIKMSDNAEKISNPGRKNVLRIYDKASRKMKADIIILEGETIDAEEDLQLTSHKTPWRSRILAGGTYDVRKMLQPVFQKGKLVYEKPSLKEIMAYAESEINTLWPEYLRLVNPEEMWVQRSAELSALRERVLQAESSHFL; the protein is encoded by the coding sequence TTGTATACGAAAGCATTATTGACCGATCTATATCAATTGACCATGATGCAGGGGCTTTTTTTTGAAGGAAAGCACAGACAAACCTGTACCTTTGACAGATATTACAGAACGAATCCATTTCACGGCGGCTACACCGTCATAGCGGGGTTGGAGCATCTGATCGACTATGTGCAGCACATTCGGTTTACAGAAGATGATTTGGCTTATCTGCGAAGGACCGGCATTTTTGCGGATACATTTTTAGCCTATTTGAAGGGCTTGACTTTTACCGGCGATATTTACGCCATGCCTGAGGGAACCGTAGCGTTTCCGCAGGAAGTGCTGTTGCGCATAGAAACGAAAAAAGATGAAGCCATGTTGCTGGAAACGTGCATGTCCATGATCATGAATCACGAGAGCCTGATTGCGACGAAAGCCCGCCGCGTACGGACTGTGGCCGGCAGCGATAATTTGATGGAATTCGGCCTGCGCCGTGCGCAAGGCAAGGCTGCCGGCGTCTATGGCGCCCGGTCCGCCATGATCGGCGGTTTTAACGGCACGAGCAATGTTCTTGCCGGCGCCCTTTTCGACATTCCCATTCTCGGAACGATGGCGCACAGCTGGATCATGACTTTTCCGAGCGAATTGGAAGCTTTCAGAGTCTATGCGAAATATTATCCGAATAACTTAATCCTTTTGGCCGATACATATAATACATTAAAGCAGGGCGTTCCCGATGCCATTACCGTTTTCAGCGAAATGAGAGCAGCTGGGACGTTGCCGCAAATGTACGGTATCCGCCTGGACAGCGGAGATTTGGCGTATCTTTCCAAAGAGGCACGGAAAATGTTTGAAGCTGCGGGATTCAATGATGTCGTCATTGCCGCGTCCAATGATTTGGATGAAAATTTGATCAGTGTATTAAAGAGCCAGGGCTGTGAAATCAACTCCTGGGGCGTCGGCACGCATTTGATTACCGCCGAAGACAGCCCGTCTTTGGGCGGTGTTTTCAAACTGGTCGGCCAAGATGAAGACGGCGAGTTTGTGCCGAAAATCAAGATGAGCGACAACGCCGAAAAGATTTCCAATCCCGGCCGCAAGAATGTGCTGCGCATTTATGACAAGGCGAGCCGTAAGATGAAGGCGGATATTATCATCCTTGAAGGCGAAACAATTGATGCCGAAGAGGATCTGCAGCTGACCAGTCATAAAACACCGTGGCGTTCCCGCATTCTCGCCGGCGGTACATACGACGTGCGGAAAATGTTGCAGCCTGTTTTTCAAAAGGGAAAGCTTGTTTATGAAAAGCCGTCGCTTAAAGAAATCATGGCCTATGCGGAGAGCGAGATCAATACGCTTTGGCCCGAATATCTGCGCCTTGTCAATCCCGAAGAAATGTGGGTACAGAGAAGCGCCGAATTGTCGGCTTTGCGGGAACGCGTTCTGCAGGCCGAATCGTCACATTTCCTGTGA
- a CDS encoding ABC transporter permease has protein sequence MTNFSRRMKALIKKEFLQMFRDRSSLIIGIIVPIMMILLIGFGMSFDVKNIPVAVVLEDTSPTAQDMVSFLDGSDYFSPYYVTSLHEGEALLDHRKAEAILIIPSDFTESLAKGTGSVQIITYGVDATTARTAGGYLESGIAQWSAEHSGTYLPELTPRGSINIISRQWFNDANTSTWFFIPGLIVIVQTLVGVFLTTLVMSREWERGTLESLFITPVRPLEIVLAKMIPYFCISFSGFMLCIFASRFLYHVPMHGPLWIIIFASMEFIFVSLGMGLTISSVLKNQFLACQIALTVSMLPTVMLSGFIFDLHNVPFAINVIGHLVPATYYMELLKSLFLAGTNWFIITRNCSVLAAYAVLFTALSFIVTKKRL, from the coding sequence ATGACGAACTTTTCACGCCGCATGAAGGCACTCATCAAAAAAGAATTTCTCCAAATGTTCCGCGACCGCAGCAGTCTGATTATCGGCATTATCGTCCCGATCATGATGATCCTCCTCATCGGTTTCGGTATGTCCTTTGACGTCAAGAACATTCCCGTTGCCGTCGTTCTGGAAGACACGTCGCCGACAGCGCAGGATATGGTCAGCTTTCTCGACGGATCGGACTACTTTTCGCCTTATTATGTTACATCACTGCATGAAGGCGAAGCGTTGCTGGATCATCGAAAAGCAGAAGCGATCCTCATCATTCCTTCCGATTTTACGGAAAGTCTTGCTAAAGGAACGGGCAGTGTCCAAATTATCACTTACGGCGTCGACGCCACTACGGCACGAACAGCCGGCGGTTATTTGGAAAGCGGCATTGCCCAATGGTCGGCCGAACACAGCGGCACCTATCTGCCGGAACTCACGCCGCGCGGCTCGATCAATATTATCAGCCGCCAATGGTTCAACGACGCGAACACGAGTACGTGGTTCTTTATCCCGGGGCTGATCGTCATCGTCCAGACATTGGTAGGGGTCTTTCTCACTACCCTGGTCATGTCGCGAGAATGGGAACGAGGCACACTGGAGTCCCTGTTCATTACACCTGTCCGTCCGCTTGAGATCGTGCTGGCCAAGATGATTCCGTATTTCTGCATTTCTTTTTCCGGCTTTATGCTCTGCATCTTTGCATCTCGTTTTCTCTATCATGTGCCGATGCACGGCCCGCTGTGGATCATCATCTTCGCTTCAATGGAATTTATTTTTGTATCTCTCGGCATGGGACTTACAATTTCTTCAGTCCTGAAAAACCAATTTCTCGCCTGCCAAATTGCCCTTACTGTCAGTATGCTGCCAACGGTCATGCTCAGCGGTTTCATATTCGATCTCCACAATGTGCCTTTCGCGATTAATGTCATCGGCCACCTAGTGCCGGCAACGTACTATATGGAACTGCTGAAATCGCTCTTCCTCGCCGGCACGAACTGGTTCATTATCACGCGGAACTGCTCGGTCCTTGCCGCCTATGCCGTTCTTTTCACGGCCCTGTCTTTTATTGTAACGAAAAAGAGGCTTTGA
- a CDS encoding efflux RND transporter periplasmic adaptor subunit — protein MKEKLLAHKKTLLLLAIVLLAAFGYYAYTAAQKDDTALVLYGNVDIRQVSLAFNSSERIEEMYVDEGDRVKKGDVLAKLATQPLELQIAAMEAQIAQQEAVVNKLHNGSRPQELAGAQASTASAQADADNAAAAYTRLLTLYNQDAVSKQELDNGEARYKAAMANLQNAQAAQDLTAIGPRSEDIAAAEAQLQQLQEQLKLQKYNLSQTTLTAPQDGVIRSRLLETGDMATPQKPVFTLSPDSAKWIRAYVSENRLGELYEGKQAFIHIDSFPDRKIIGQVGYISNTAEFTPKTVQTEDLRSALLYEVRIYVTDEDNILRMGMPATITF, from the coding sequence ATGAAAGAGAAACTGCTCGCGCATAAAAAAACGCTGCTTCTTCTCGCCATCGTACTGCTGGCAGCCTTTGGCTATTACGCCTATACTGCTGCTCAGAAGGATGACACGGCACTCGTACTGTATGGCAATGTCGATATCCGTCAGGTATCGCTGGCTTTCAACAGCAGCGAACGAATTGAAGAGATGTATGTCGACGAAGGCGACCGCGTCAAAAAAGGCGATGTCTTGGCAAAGCTCGCCACACAGCCGTTGGAATTGCAGATTGCCGCCATGGAAGCGCAAATAGCACAACAAGAGGCTGTCGTGAACAAATTACATAACGGTTCCCGGCCGCAGGAATTGGCCGGTGCACAAGCCTCTACGGCATCAGCGCAGGCTGATGCCGACAATGCGGCAGCAGCATATACCAGACTGCTCACGCTGTATAACCAAGATGCCGTCAGCAAACAAGAGCTTGATAACGGTGAAGCAAGGTATAAAGCTGCCATGGCTAATCTGCAAAACGCGCAGGCTGCCCAGGACTTGACAGCAATCGGTCCTCGTTCGGAAGATATTGCCGCTGCCGAAGCGCAGCTGCAACAGCTGCAGGAGCAATTGAAGCTGCAAAAGTACAACTTAAGCCAAACCACCCTTACGGCTCCGCAAGACGGCGTCATTCGTTCCCGCCTTCTCGAAACCGGGGATATGGCAACGCCGCAAAAACCGGTATTTACGCTTTCTCCGGATTCGGCAAAATGGATCAGAGCCTATGTTTCGGAAAATCGCCTCGGTGAATTGTATGAAGGTAAACAGGCCTTCATCCACATTGACAGCTTTCCTGACAGAAAAATCATCGGCCAAGTGGGATATATTTCCAACACTGCGGAATTTACGCCGAAAACGGTACAAACGGAAGATTTGCGCAGTGCTCTTCTTTATGAGGTCCGTATTTATGTAACCGATGAGGACAATATACTGCGCATGGGGATGCCGGCTACGATTACCTTTTGA